The Rutidosis leptorrhynchoides isolate AG116_Rl617_1_P2 unplaced genomic scaffold, CSIRO_AGI_Rlap_v1 contig123, whole genome shotgun sequence nucleotide sequence TCTCACGAAGTATCCAGGTCCATACAACCTCCAGACGCACCACTTTCAAGATAGATTTGGTTCTTCATCTACTTTAGCGTCGGATATGGGTTTTTGGGACGGCTTTACGAAGATTGTTCTTAGCATAGATCGGGACGAGAAGGTGGATCGACTGGAAAGAAGATTTGTAATTGATAGATCTAGATCTAAGGGAAGGTTTATatgtaattttagttttaattacaGTTTCCGGTTTATCCAACTTTATTCCCGCTATATCCGGTTTTTCCTTGCGAAGATTTAATCTTCGATCAAGATTTTTTGTATTTCAATCCGATACAATATATTGATTTGAATCTGAACTCTTGCGATTATCGAAAAATCTACGATCCAATGATCCAAATCAATTTATTTAAGAATTTTATCGTTATAAATTaatgaaatcgaattattttaaaaaaataaaataaaaatgacttTGTAAATTGTAGCTGTAGTAGTGGGAGCTAGGAGCAGACTGCCTGCAAGAGGACATTAATTAATACGACTACTTAATTTAAGTTTAGATTCCTGGAAAGAAAATGAATTATTCTAATGTAAAAAATTTCAAGACTACATCATTCAAGTTTCACAACTACTAACATACTATCTTCGTCCTATATTATTTatctaaaaatattttttttaaaatttcaaaATATTTGTTCATATTTAAAGTCAATATAAATTTTTATCGTATTATCTCTCCTCttatataatttttaatgataacataaATATTTAGTGAGAGTAGACTAAAATTAATTATTAGAAATAAATTAATCAAAACATACATATTTATTCATTGTCTTGATTTGTGTGAAATGATATTTTTGGACAAATAATATGAAATTGAAGGAGTATTATTGTAGTATATATTTTAgaagtaaaagaaaatatatagtacTAGTACATGAAATGAAAAGGAAAGTAAATCATCATCTACACTACCTGCACAAGTCAAGTAGAGTTTATGCGAATGGGTTTCCATGTTATTGATATATACGGAGTAACTAACATATTGAATTAGGCATTATAAAAAAGAATATTAAAAATATTGGAATGTTTCTATTGATCCGTTTAAAATTGGTTTTCATTAGTATTTCATACCAACTTTAGGTTTGAAATTGTGAATTTTAGTCTTCAAACCGGCCATAGAACTTTACTCATGCGTTTTCTTACCAAATTAAAACATATTTAGGCCAAACACAAGTTTTAAGGctctttttattaaaaaaaaaattggtcACTTTTTAGGCTTCTTTTTttaggaaaaaaaataaaagggacaCTTTTTagggttttttaaaaaaaaattaaattaagttTAACTCCAGTTTCAATCCCAAAGGATAAAATTTGAATGTAGAACAACATCAATTTCAGTACAAATTTTCCTCCTCTGACGACTTTGTCATATTGGAAAATTATTTAATGAATAAGCTGCTCTACCACGTGACAAATTGCCTATTTATATCATTTGACCTAAAAAAAGACAGAAGGACGCAACTATATAGCAATACATTACACACCAATGATATGTTTTACGTccaaaaagacaaaaaaaaaaaaaaaaaaaaaaaaccaaatgaTATGTTAGCTTATGGTTATATTTTTTGtcaaatcaaatcaaataatgttttgctttttttttttttgacaaaaaatcAAATAATGTTGCCAGTGAAAAAAGAATCCATCTAAATGCATGAGAGATTAAATTAGATTAGACTAGCTGTGCACAATCCTTTTCTAAAGTAAAATGAAAAGAAAGTCTCTACTTTTGCCTTTATTAGGCCTTTAAATTGCAATCTGCGGAGGGTTAATTTTGTATCTAGATCGTATCCAGATAATTTTAAAATACGTAATTTTtgacatttttaataaatatatatttaaaattatctgAAACAAATCAAACAAAAAACGGATAAAACAGCAATTATCTGACATAAATTTAATACCAATAATTTGTGCATACTATTAATTAATTAACTTTGTATTATTATACATTATCATTAGCAAATAGCAACGCAACGAATCGAATACTATACACGACTTTCACTTACACCGTTATTAaaaaattatagtaataataactagAGCATAAGGAACATCTTAAAGCTGATATTTGTATTCTACTACCCACTACAATTAACTCTGTATACGTACACGTTCCATTCTTCTTTAAGGGATTCTAAGATTCTTCTACAATTTTTATAACATTacctttattattatatatacttttaaaatatAAACATCAAAGAAAATTAGgggaataaataaaataaaataaataaagcttATACAATATCAAAGCAATCAGTGTGAATAGATGGGCTTTGAAAACAGAAACAGTGATGGACTTATCACTGTTAATAGAATGGGCTGAGTCCGCTTTCTGCGTCGAACAGCTAACATATATAAAGGGACATAAACTTACATCAAGTCCACAAGGGAGGGTAATTATGTCATTTTAGTTAACGGTTTCTCGCAAACCAGATATGGACAGTACTTTTGGATAGCCTTCTTCTCTGTTACTTCTTCTCTTCTTCATAAACCAATACAAACACAGAAAGACAGTGAAAAGCTTTGATGTTCAAAAGCTCTTAACAACAAAAATGGCTTCTACTACTATTAGCTCTCCTACACAGACCAGGTTaaaaactctctctctctctctatatatatatacatatatatgtatatgtgtgtgtatcgtTTTGTTGAATTTCGAAATTAGTAAAGTAGCACGCAACACTTGTTTGAGGGTAGTGATTATTGATCAAACCATTTGATATAGGCTCATAGATACTGGGTCTTTTGAGAAATTGGCTACTTATCAATCTTACAGAAGTTTAAAGACGTTATCTTTAGAAAACGTCACGTTAAATTAGTGGCATTGTCAGAGTACTTCCATAGGAATTCCGATTATTCACATTGTCTCAGTTTGAAAGATTAGATGCTGTTAGATCTTCATTGTTCTTGGATTTGTAGCATACAtgagttagaagttttcttcacaGTGTGCTTTGGCCAATTCATTTTATTCTTGCCCTTGAATTACCTTGTACGTTCATAGCTTTAATTCCATATTCTCATTGTAGAGTAATTTCAGTATCTTGTTATATGGCGGCACAAGTGCATCTCACATCTAGATTGGAAGTTTGATTTGAAGCATATATGCACGAATGCATTGGTTTACATAAGATTTtgacgtcttttttttttttttttgtattccgATTCTATTTCAGTGATTTCAGGTCCTCATTTTTTGGCAAGAGAAGTGATGTCACTCTCTCATGTGTCCCAGTAACTCGAATTGGCTTTCCGAAGAAAACCAATATAGTTTGTAAAGAATCAAGAATCGGGAAGCAGCCAATCGAGGTTCCATCAAATGTAACGCTTGTATTAGATGGTCAGGATATAAAAGTAAAGGGCCCTCTAGGAGAGCTTTCACTAAGTTTACCAAGAGAAGTTAAAGTCGAAAGGGAGGAGTCCGTGCTAAGAGTCAGGAAAGCTATGGAAACTAGAAGAGCCAACCAAATGCATGGATTGTTCAGGTAAATACAATTTCCGTTAGTGGAAATTACTATACTTTGAACTTTTACAGTAATGGCTGTTTACTCATTTTTTAGGACATTGACTGATAACATGGTGGTGGGAGTATCCAAGGGATTCGAGAAGAAGCTTCAACTTATCGGTGTCGGATATCGTGCGATGTTGGaaggaaaggatttggtactgaatcTGGGTTTCTCTCATCCAGTTAGGATGACAATTCCCGATGGAATAAAGGTTAAGGTGGAAGATAACACCAGAATCACTGTTAGTGGATATGACAAGAGCGAGATTGGTCAATTTGCAGCTACCGTTAGGAAATGGAGACCTCCGGAACCATACAAGGGTAAAGGTGTGAAATATGCTGATGAAATTGTCCGAAGAAAGGAAGGAAAGGCTGGAAAGAAGAAGTAACATACAAGACCGCTTCATTTTCTTCCATTTTTTAATTTTCATTTTCTATTTTCCTCTTCATGTTGTATCACATTTGCTTTTAAGCATGCAGCAGGAGAAAGCAAAAGTTCCTACATTGTAGTTAAAAGCTATTTGTATAACAGTAACCTTTTTTAGCTGCAAGTGTTATGTCATTTTGTACTACAAGTTTCATATTTCCTGAACTTCAAATTATTTAGACTTGTGGAATGAAATCAATATGCCATTTTTTGAAATGAAAATCAGTGCAACGGGGATAGACTAATATTAGAGAAACTCGTAACGAATGTAAACCATTCCAGAAATCATATCAATCACCATATGCCACAGTCAGAAAACTTACAATGCAATTAACATACAGAATCATATTTAGTTTTGAAATGAAAACTAGGATAACAGGGGATAATGCCTAGTAGACAAACTAACGACTAATATAAAACCTTCATTAAGCTGTATCCATAAAACGTCACCTTCATCTCTGAAAGGCTTTCTCATGGCTCTGCAACAATGGAAAATAATTGTACATGTTAGTGattatactattaattaataacGATTTTGAGCAGAAATTAACAGACATGCATATATCTTATAAAACAGTGGATTACCTAAGAGCTAACCTCATCCTCATCCCCATCCTCATCGTGCTCCTCAGAGCTCGACTTTGCTGATTCCACAGTGTTATCTTCTCCAGCATTCTAATATTACAGAGAACAAGTAGTTTTAAGTAAATTCACGCAATCCTCGGCGAATAAAGAAAAAGTTTACTTAATTTGAATTGACAATGACCTCTTTGTTGTTGTAGGCCTCGACAGCTTTCTGATACTCTTCCTTCCTCTTCTGTGCTTT carries:
- the LOC139881178 gene encoding large ribosomal subunit protein uL6c-like, which encodes MASTTISSPTQTSDFRSSFFGKRSDVTLSCVPVTRIGFPKKTNIVCKESRIGKQPIEVPSNVTLVLDGQDIKVKGPLGELSLSLPREVKVEREESVLRVRKAMETRRANQMHGLFRTLTDNMVVGVSKGFEKKLQLIGVGYRAMLEGKDLVLNLGFSHPVRMTIPDGIKVKVEDNTRITVSGYDKSEIGQFAATVRKWRPPEPYKGKGVKYADEIVRRKEGKAGKKK